One Aneurinibacillus migulanus genomic region harbors:
- a CDS encoding DUF2953 domain-containing protein produces MNGWLIFLGSIVIIVTIIWFTSVRIQIEYKRASENDRIDVEVSAYKRLIKYRFTVNLLQIESLSRGVQVSKEAEAGQAMETKRKKKMWITPRTIQRYQRKYAQLLHNVRDLHHIFRQTLKCVHGEVIEWRTNVGLGEASATGAAIGAVWFAKSLLIALLAHYISLHTRPRLYVFPEFQREVLDMHLLCILRLRMGHAIIAVIRIAVHYFRKGREQIWENTRFKA; encoded by the coding sequence ATGAACGGCTGGCTGATTTTTCTTGGCAGTATAGTAATCATAGTGACAATCATCTGGTTTACATCCGTACGCATCCAAATCGAGTATAAACGTGCGTCGGAGAATGACCGGATTGACGTGGAAGTTTCCGCATACAAACGTTTAATTAAGTATCGGTTTACAGTTAATTTACTACAAATAGAAAGTCTATCTAGGGGCGTGCAAGTATCGAAAGAGGCGGAAGCCGGACAGGCGATGGAAACGAAGAGAAAGAAAAAGATGTGGATTACGCCACGAACTATACAGCGTTACCAAAGAAAATACGCACAGTTGCTACACAATGTGCGTGATTTACACCATATCTTTCGGCAGACTTTGAAATGTGTGCATGGAGAAGTGATTGAGTGGAGAACAAATGTCGGGCTTGGCGAAGCGTCTGCAACCGGAGCAGCCATTGGCGCGGTATGGTTTGCTAAAAGCTTGCTAATTGCCTTGCTGGCGCATTATATTTCTTTGCATACCCGGCCGAGGTTATATGTTTTTCCAGAGTTTCAGCGCGAGGTGTTAGACATGCATTTGCTCTGCATACTCCGTCTGAGGATGGGACATGCTATCATTGCAGTCATTCGAATTGCTGTGCATTATTTCCGTAAAGGACGTGAACAGATATGGGAGAACACCCGATTCAAGGCTTAA
- the ytfJ gene encoding GerW family sporulation protein, which translates to MGEHPIQGLMQTAMENIKEMVDVNTIIGDPVETPDGSVIIPVSKVGFGFAAGGSEFETYQETDHRHERREGDLARQHTNGNGALKGDLPFGGGSGGGISITPIAFLIVGKHGVRSISLQGQSHLYERMMDLAPAVVEKIQSMIRGGGEKKDCKDRKPGEEIIDELH; encoded by the coding sequence ATGGGAGAACACCCGATTCAAGGCTTAATGCAAACTGCAATGGAAAATATTAAAGAAATGGTGGATGTAAATACAATCATCGGGGACCCGGTAGAAACACCCGATGGAAGCGTAATCATCCCTGTCTCCAAGGTTGGCTTCGGCTTTGCTGCCGGAGGAAGCGAATTTGAGACATACCAGGAAACGGATCATCGTCACGAAAGACGTGAGGGAGATTTGGCCCGACAGCATACAAATGGAAATGGCGCGCTTAAAGGTGATTTACCATTTGGCGGCGGGAGTGGTGGTGGAATTTCAATTACTCCGATAGCTTTCCTTATTGTTGGCAAACATGGCGTACGCTCTATCTCGCTACAGGGACAATCCCACTTGTATGAACGGATGATGGATTTAGCTCCAGCTGTAGTTGAGAAAATTCAATCCATGATTCGGGGTGGCGGTGAGAAAAAGGATTGTAAGGATCGAAAACCTGGTGAGGAAATTATCGATGAGCTTCATTAA
- a CDS encoding S-layer homology domain-containing protein: protein MKKHWMALAVSPLVAGGLLLGGHSAAAAAPFSDIDNHWAEAQILSLARQGIVNGIDKNTFAPERSLTRGQFTVMLANVLKSDLKAQGTAQEAKKYFSDISASDYYADDLVRLRKAGIIDDRGTFSGERKITRQEMAHYLVNAYRYLYKQDLSSIVNVKHIPFKDAGSITPSYRDDVVIADKINLISGRDNGKFDPRATLTRAEAASVIYRFSQLVPYKDIGVRSGTELTTIQDAYYKNGKLYITFTYSLPGAGYNGQIIVITRSGQQLKIDVDQVKLDSSSSTSGFKQTRTIVVDESNVQTILVRVNGKEEARFTI from the coding sequence TTGAAAAAACATTGGATGGCACTAGCCGTAAGCCCGCTAGTCGCCGGCGGTCTGCTGCTTGGGGGGCATTCCGCCGCTGCTGCCGCTCCTTTCTCCGATATAGACAATCATTGGGCAGAAGCGCAAATTCTCTCGCTAGCCCGCCAGGGAATTGTGAACGGCATTGATAAGAATACATTCGCGCCCGAACGCTCCCTTACCCGGGGTCAGTTTACAGTCATGCTTGCCAACGTGCTTAAAAGCGATTTAAAAGCACAGGGTACGGCACAAGAAGCAAAAAAGTACTTTTCTGACATAAGCGCGTCTGATTATTATGCTGACGACCTGGTTCGCCTCCGTAAAGCGGGTATCATTGACGATCGCGGAACATTCTCCGGTGAGCGAAAAATCACCCGACAAGAAATGGCCCATTATCTGGTCAATGCGTATCGTTACCTTTATAAACAGGACTTATCTTCTATCGTTAATGTAAAGCATATTCCATTCAAAGATGCTGGTAGCATTACCCCTAGTTATCGGGACGACGTTGTTATCGCGGATAAAATTAATTTAATTAGCGGACGTGATAACGGCAAATTCGATCCACGGGCGACACTTACCCGTGCGGAAGCAGCCTCCGTCATCTACCGTTTCAGTCAGCTTGTACCTTATAAAGACATCGGGGTACGTTCCGGAACAGAGTTGACTACGATTCAAGATGCGTATTATAAGAATGGCAAGCTTTATATTACATTCACCTATAGCTTGCCTGGTGCCGGATACAACGGACAGATTATTGTCATTACCCGATCTGGACAGCAGTTAAAAATTGATGTGGATCAAGTGAAGCTCGACAGCAGTTCCTCTACTTCAGGATTTAAACAAACCCGAACAATCGTTGTTGATGAGAGCAATGTACAGACGATCCTCGTTCGCGTAAACGGAAAAGAAGAAGCCCGCTTTACCATATAA
- a CDS encoding CoA transferase subunit A — protein MADKRCSLQEAIQMIQNDDMITFSGFVIWRRPMAAIYEMLRQGKKGLHLVEVNSGTHAELLIGAGAVSIWESCWIGHELYGKVPHCLDRKMRERSVIVEDYSHQHMLYRMAAGAMGIPYLPTWASRGTDILNPEYDMLEKSGLRNGANERIPAKKFDFAQDPFYNEGEIIHVPAVRPRVCIVHAQQVGEEGTIRITGQTYSDEQAIKASELVIVLAEEIVPESYLREEPERNLIPGYLVDAIVELPWGAHPTGAYGYYDVDGPFIREFAAASKTDEGFATWADEWVYGVKDHEEYLNKLGVSRLEKLRANSYRKYSTKVKRGTR, from the coding sequence ATGGCAGATAAACGTTGCTCGTTGCAGGAAGCGATACAGATGATTCAGAATGATGACATGATTACATTCAGTGGCTTTGTTATTTGGCGTCGTCCAATGGCTGCTATTTATGAAATGCTGCGCCAGGGGAAAAAAGGATTACATCTGGTAGAGGTTAACTCGGGTACACATGCGGAGCTTCTGATAGGAGCTGGTGCAGTCTCTATATGGGAGTCTTGCTGGATTGGTCATGAATTGTATGGGAAGGTACCGCATTGTTTGGACCGAAAAATGAGAGAGCGCTCAGTCATAGTGGAAGATTACAGCCATCAACATATGCTATACCGGATGGCTGCAGGTGCGATGGGTATTCCGTATTTGCCGACGTGGGCATCCCGGGGTACGGATATTTTAAATCCGGAGTATGACATGTTAGAAAAATCGGGATTACGTAACGGTGCAAACGAGCGGATTCCAGCGAAGAAGTTCGATTTTGCTCAAGACCCTTTTTATAATGAGGGTGAGATTATACATGTGCCTGCGGTGCGCCCTCGTGTATGCATCGTACACGCTCAACAAGTAGGAGAAGAGGGGACTATTCGTATTACTGGACAGACATACTCGGATGAGCAGGCGATTAAAGCGTCAGAGCTGGTTATTGTATTGGCGGAAGAAATCGTACCGGAGTCCTACCTGAGGGAGGAGCCGGAGCGCAATCTAATTCCTGGTTATCTGGTAGATGCGATCGTCGAGCTTCCATGGGGAGCGCATCCGACCGGCGCATACGGCTATTATGATGTAGATGGTCCGTTCATCCGGGAATTTGCTGCAGCCTCCAAGACTGATGAAGGATTTGCTACCTGGGCGGACGAATGGGTATATGGTGTAAAAGACCATGAAGAATATTTGAACAAATTAGGTGTATCCAGGCTGGAGAAGCTGCGGGCGAATTCATATCGAAAATATAGCACAAAAGTGAAACGGGGGACGCGATAA
- a CDS encoding CoA-transferase subunit beta, whose product MADKQYAKPGEYSIVDMLAVASAREVKDEEVVFAGTGLPMLAIMLAQQLSAPNSKLIYEAGTIDSKGDSLPSSVGDPRCVTKASVASGLFDVFNQLQRGKVDLAYLGGAEIDKYGNVNTTVIGDYLTPSMRFPGSGGNPDINSLARRTVFIMVQEKRRFKEQVDYITSPGWMVKKWPEGTLVHRREAYGKKFLGGPSAVITNMAVFRFNEEIGTMYVDTLHPGVTREQLQENTGFTLDFSHCKGETEPPTYEELRILRDVVDPEGIFLPPIK is encoded by the coding sequence ATGGCAGATAAACAATACGCAAAGCCCGGAGAATATTCAATAGTGGATATGCTGGCGGTAGCATCAGCTCGTGAGGTGAAGGATGAAGAAGTCGTATTTGCCGGCACCGGATTACCAATGCTTGCGATTATGCTGGCACAGCAGCTCAGCGCACCGAACTCCAAACTTATATATGAAGCAGGCACGATTGATTCTAAAGGTGACTCGCTTCCATCTTCCGTAGGAGATCCGCGTTGCGTCACGAAGGCGTCTGTCGCGTCTGGACTGTTCGATGTCTTTAATCAACTACAACGTGGGAAAGTGGATTTGGCCTATTTGGGTGGGGCGGAAATTGATAAGTATGGCAATGTGAATACAACTGTTATAGGCGATTACCTTACTCCCTCCATGAGATTTCCCGGTAGCGGTGGAAATCCCGATATTAATTCACTTGCGCGGCGTACAGTATTTATTATGGTACAGGAAAAGCGCCGGTTCAAAGAGCAGGTAGATTATATTACTTCTCCAGGCTGGATGGTAAAGAAATGGCCGGAAGGTACATTGGTACATCGCCGAGAAGCGTATGGAAAGAAGTTTCTAGGAGGACCTAGCGCCGTTATTACGAATATGGCAGTATTTCGTTTCAATGAAGAAATAGGAACAATGTATGTTGATACGCTTCATCCTGGTGTGACACGTGAACAATTACAGGAAAATACCGGCTTTACACTTGACTTTTCGCATTGCAAGGGAGAGACGGAGCCGCCTACATACGAAGAACTTCGTATTTTGCGCGACGTAGTCGATCCGGAAGGAATCTTCTTGCCTCCTATAAAATAA